The Endozoicomonas sp. 4G DNA segment CACTGGCGCAGCCTCAGTCAGGTCATCCCAGTTAATCTGGAACATGCTGTGAGTCATCAAAACGGCTATAAAAAGCAGGGCGGGGGCGGTTGCATAGGCCGGCACCATGGCCGCCATCGGGGACAGAAACAGGGAACCCAGAAACAGCAGGCCCACCACCACAGCGGTAAGGCCTGTCCGACCACCCACCGAAATCCCGGCAGTACTCTCGACGTAGCTGGTAGTGGTTGAAGTACCCAGTCCGGCCCCAGCCATGCTGGCCATGGAGTCGGCCATCAGGGCTCTGCCCAGCCGGGGGAATTTACCGTCTTTGTCCAGCAGGTCGCCTTTCTGGGCCACCGCAACCAGGGTGCCTGAAGTATCAAAGAGATCAACAAACAAAAAAGAGAAGATAATGCTGATCATGCCCACCTCCAATGCTCCGGCAATATCCAGTTGCAGAAGCGTCGGGGCCACGCTGGGAGGTACGGAAACCAGACCGTTCATTTCTACTTTGCCAGCAATCAGGCTGACGATAGTAATGGTCAGAATCCCGATCATGACGGATCCGGTGACATTGCGATAGTAAAGAGCCACCGTCAGGACAAAGCCAATGGCTGTCATGATGGCACTCCAGGAACTCATCTCTCCCAGTGTCACCAGTGTTGCCGGGTCACCAACGACAATGCCGGCATTCTGTAGAGCAATAAAGCCAAGGAAGAGGCCAATACCGGCAGCAATACCACCCCGTAATGACAGGGGAATGCTGTTGATAATCCACTCGCGAATCTTGAAGACACTTAATGCGAAGAAGCAGACACCCGAAAGGAAAACAGCTCCCAGCGCGATTTGCCAGCTATAACCCATCTGGCCGACAACGGTGAAGGCAAAGAAGGCATTCAGGCCCATACCAGGCGCAAGAGCAATGGGGTAATTGGCATACAAGCCCATGACCATACAGCCAATAGCAGCCGCCACACAGGTAGCGACAAAGACCGCTCCCTGATCCATGCCGGTGGTTGCCAGCATGCTGGGGTTGACAAAAATGATGTAGGCCATGGTCAGGAACGTTGTAATTCCTGCCAGTACTTCCGTCTTAACATCCGTATGATGTTCTTTTAGTTTGAATAGCCGTTCTAACATGTTGAAGCTTCGCGTGAGAGTACAAGCCTACAATGATAACGATTTTTACAGACGGGTAGAATAGGTGGGTGGTATCGTCATTTTCTCGATAAATCACGGTTTTTGGTGGGAATTTCTTAGATTGGTTTTTATCGATAAAACGGTGTCTTGTGCTTGTTTTCTTCTATGCCCCTACATGTAGTAGTCATGATTTTTTGTGAGCAAATAATGTCCACTTTGCTGTAAGCCTTGTCCCTGAGGGGATCAGTACAGGTTGAAATAGACCATTAACAGGGTTATCCACAGAAGTTGTGGTTAAATAAGCGGGGCAATTGAGTCGACCCTCAGGGCCGACTCTCGAAGTGATCAGGCGACTGCTGCCAGCTTCCCGGTGTGCATTTCCCGAATTCTGCTATCGAGTTCAGCGAGAGTTTCAGCCATTTTTCTTCGCTCGTTTTCCTGATTTTCAGCACTGCGCTGTGCACGTTGCTTTCTGTGGCGTTCAATAGCCTCACGTATGCGAAGCTGTTTCGGGCAGATGGGCTCAGCAACAATGATTTCTTTTTCAGCAATGTCAGCGGGTTTTGACTCAATGCTCTCTGGTGGCTGGGAGTCTTCTTCAACCGCCGGTTCGGGCTGGACATCCAGTTGGCTCAGGGCATTGTTATCGCCGGCCAGACAGGCGTCAGCTGCGGCAGTAATCGCAGCCAGCTGGGCGGTGATGTCATCACTCATTTCAATGCTGTTCATCTGAACCATGGCATTGGCCCTTGAACCCGCAGATTGGGTAGGTTCGGGCTTTGGCTTTTCGGTCTCAGGCTGAGTAACTTCAACCTTGATGTCAGTTGCAGCCGGGGTAAGGTTCACTGCCATCGGTGTAGATACCGGCTCGGGTGCCGAGTGTTGAGGGGTTTGGGCGACAGGAGCCTGTGTGGCCTTTTCATTGGCCGCTTGATTGCCCGCGTCGCCGGATTTCATGGCAAGGCTTGGAGGTGTATTGCTATCACCTTCATTAATTTCAGCAAAAATAGAGGCCAGCTCTTTTTCAATGCTGGACTTACGCTGGCGCTTCTTCTTTTTAGGCAGGATTTTTACAGTACTGGTCTTATAGCCTCTGAGGCTGTCGGCACCAAAAAAATGGATGGCGTCCTGTTCGAGTTCCGCCAGCTCTTCACGAGACTCGGCCCGATCCCATTCTTCTACGGTAAATTCATCCTCGCCATGGATGCGGATTTCTCTGTAGAGCGGGTAGTCCAGATCCTGGTGTGCGGCTGCCACCATTTTTTCCCACTGGCTCTCAAGGTCATTGCGAGTGGAGCCTACAAAAATTTGTTTGGTTACTTTATTGGTGACGGTGAAGATAATCAACGCTGGATAACCTTTATACTGACGGTGACAGGCGCGCAATTATACCCGCCGATTTTCTTCTGTGTAGTGGGGATTGTGCACTATTCAAAAACTCTTTTAAGGGATAGCGGACTGAGGCTGTATTGAAACGTCAATACAGCTAAGAATATCCCGAATATCATAGGATTTTTTCCGTCCTGACACTGAGGTCCAGAGCCATAACAATAGCATCTTCAGCTTTATGATCTTTGCTGGCCGGGTAGTAGTTTTTACGACGGCCAATTTCACTAAAGCCTGAGTTCAGATAAAGGTTGAATGCTTTCTGGTTGGACTCCCGCACTTCAAGGAACAGGGTCTCTGCCTGCTTTGCTGAAGAGTCGATAAGTTGATTCAACATAGCCGAGCCAAAGCCTTTGCCCTGCTCG contains these protein-coding regions:
- the rimI gene encoding ribosomal protein S18-alanine N-acetyltransferase, whose product is MLSFRAMTHQDLPELAAIEQEAGPHPWQQKHYMDSIDSGYLCTVAEHKGRIVAQGVVMIAAGEASLLILTVSRNEQGKGFGSAMLNQLIDSSAKQAETLFLEVRESNQKAFNLYLNSGFSEIGRRKNYYPASKDHKAEDAIVMALDLSVRTEKIL
- a CDS encoding NCS2 family permease, whose translation is MLERLFKLKEHHTDVKTEVLAGITTFLTMAYIIFVNPSMLATTGMDQGAVFVATCVAAAIGCMVMGLYANYPIALAPGMGLNAFFAFTVVGQMGYSWQIALGAVFLSGVCFFALSVFKIREWIINSIPLSLRGGIAAGIGLFLGFIALQNAGIVVGDPATLVTLGEMSSWSAIMTAIGFVLTVALYYRNVTGSVMIGILTITIVSLIAGKVEMNGLVSVPPSVAPTLLQLDIAGALEVGMISIIFSFLFVDLFDTSGTLVAVAQKGDLLDKDGKFPRLGRALMADSMASMAGAGLGTSTTTSYVESTAGISVGGRTGLTAVVVGLLFLGSLFLSPMAAMVPAYATAPALLFIAVLMTHSMFQINWDDLTEAAPVVIAAVSMPLSYSITTGIAFGFISYTAIKLLSGRAKDLNSALVILSLLFAIKLVMFS
- a CDS encoding GIY-YIG nuclease family protein, which produces MIIFTVTNKVTKQIFVGSTRNDLESQWEKMVAAAHQDLDYPLYREIRIHGEDEFTVEEWDRAESREELAELEQDAIHFFGADSLRGYKTSTVKILPKKKKRQRKSSIEKELASIFAEINEGDSNTPPSLAMKSGDAGNQAANEKATQAPVAQTPQHSAPEPVSTPMAVNLTPAATDIKVEVTQPETEKPKPEPTQSAGSRANAMVQMNSIEMSDDITAQLAAITAAADACLAGDNNALSQLDVQPEPAVEEDSQPPESIESKPADIAEKEIIVAEPICPKQLRIREAIERHRKQRAQRSAENQENERRKMAETLAELDSRIREMHTGKLAAVA